In Nitrosophilus alvini, the following are encoded in one genomic region:
- a CDS encoding shikimate dehydrogenase: MKLFAIFGNPVDHSRSPLMHNYTFEKLGIRHCYTRVLLESANVKETFLNLRLSGANITVPHKEEAFLQADEIRGIAKEIGAVNTLIYEDKKIIGYNTDAPGFMKAVEVFDFKSALILGAGGTAKAISAAFAKEGIDFAVLNRSAGRLDYFEKRGWKVYTWENFEPDSYKLIVNTTSAGLKDDSFPAPENILKKVFENAKYAVDAIYGKKTPFLKLAESLGLETKDGKDMLLYQGVLAFDYFTNHRYDIKTIEKFMRESFEL, translated from the coding sequence ATGAAACTTTTCGCAATTTTCGGCAATCCGGTTGATCACTCAAGATCGCCTTTGATGCATAATTACACTTTTGAAAAACTTGGTATCAGACACTGTTATACAAGAGTTCTGCTTGAAAGTGCCAATGTTAAAGAGACCTTTTTGAATCTGCGTCTAAGCGGTGCGAATATCACTGTACCTCATAAAGAAGAGGCTTTTTTGCAGGCTGATGAAATAAGGGGTATTGCAAAAGAGATAGGTGCTGTAAATACTCTTATATATGAAGACAAAAAGATCATAGGATACAATACGGACGCACCCGGTTTTATGAAGGCGGTAGAAGTGTTTGACTTCAAATCTGCACTGATTTTGGGTGCCGGAGGTACTGCCAAAGCGATATCAGCCGCTTTTGCCAAAGAAGGTATAGATTTTGCCGTATTGAACAGAAGCGCGGGAAGACTTGACTATTTTGAAAAAAGAGGGTGGAAAGTTTATACCTGGGAAAACTTCGAACCGGATAGTTATAAACTGATTGTAAACACTACCAGCGCAGGGCTTAAAGACGACTCTTTTCCGGCTCCCGAAAACATACTGAAAAAAGTTTTTGAAAACGCCAAATATGCTGTAGATGCAATATACGGCAAAAAAACACCTTTTTTGAAACTTGCCGAAAGTTTAGGACTTGAAACAAAAGATGGCAAAGATATGCTTCTTTATCAGGGAGTTTTGGCATTTGACTACTTTACAAATCACCGATACGATATCAAAACGATAGAGAAATTTATGAGAGAGAGTTTTGAACTTTAA
- a CDS encoding HDOD domain-containing protein, whose product MNESLVKKIRQLPPLPKTIEEFERAYNDPDISLEDIAKILEHDPMLVANILKTVNSPYYGLRNEITTVSHAISLLGLSQIKGIVLQNTIKKLLNIDMEPYGITAEEFANISHLQSNLMYRWYRKIDSRKLNTLVMAALLQEMGKILIADEIIQEDMLYPFHSEIEAGADITLVEKSFVGVTAAEVTGQMFEYWGFDPLFVNSIRYSDDYLSAPEDVKDYSLALHIVKTAAPVNSPLSEVSINKALALSEKEGLGTEFLEDAAMSLRNSF is encoded by the coding sequence ATGAATGAGTCTTTGGTCAAAAAAATAAGACAGCTTCCGCCTTTACCGAAAACTATAGAAGAGTTTGAAAGGGCGTATAACGATCCGGATATTAGTCTTGAAGATATTGCAAAGATACTTGAACACGACCCTATGCTCGTAGCCAATATTCTGAAGACGGTAAACTCTCCCTATTACGGCCTTAGAAACGAGATTACAACCGTAAGTCATGCTATCTCCCTTTTGGGGCTTTCACAGATAAAAGGTATTGTACTTCAAAATACAATAAAAAAACTACTCAATATCGATATGGAGCCATACGGTATTACAGCAGAAGAGTTTGCCAATATATCACATCTGCAAAGTAACCTGATGTACAGATGGTATAGAAAAATCGACAGTAGAAAGCTGAATACTCTTGTAATGGCGGCTCTTCTTCAGGAGATGGGGAAAATTCTCATCGCAGACGAAATAATACAAGAAGATATGCTCTATCCGTTTCATTCGGAAATCGAAGCCGGAGCCGACATTACTCTTGTTGAAAAAAGTTTTGTAGGAGTTACAGCAGCCGAAGTTACAGGACAAATGTTTGAATACTGGGGCTTTGATCCGCTTTTTGTAAACTCTATACGATATAGTGATGATTATCTTTCCGCGCCGGAAGATGTTAAGGACTACTCTCTTGCTCTTCATATAGTAAAAACGGCTGCGCCAGTAAACTCTCCTTTATCAGAAGTTAGTATAAACAAAGCTCTTGCATTATCTGAAAAAGAGGGATTAGGCACAGAGTTTTTGGAAGATGCTGCAATGAGCCTTAGAAACAGTTTTTGA
- the ccsA gene encoding cytochrome c biogenesis protein: protein MLKSLKNLFFSIKSAVIMMFLFAFSIGLATFIENDFGTETAKAEVYNALWFEILMILLAINLVYNIYRFKLYRKDKWLIGLFHAAFIVILIGAAVTRYISYEGIMHIREGETSNTIISDRTYIQIDIEKEGRRYHYEFPIILSRLSKNSFEKSLKANSDEIEIKLKKFIPNAVSRLVESKEGEPYISLVVSSGDSPVNINLKKGEYFDAGSVIISFESKTQSDKPVILIENKNGKLFIKTPVDIQTVSMGDQKEELIKAGEKKEFEKRKLYRAGKVNFVLQKYLPHAKTALISASEKKGKRKLSDALVFEIKDKEEKKEITVFGSKSSVGVPVTVTIGGKKVTVAYGSKIIKLPFSLRLIDFEIKKYPGSMSPSSYASEVMLIDEERGIREPFRIYMNHVLDYRGYRFFQSSYDMDERGTVLSVNHDPGTLITYIGYLMLGIGMVFHLFLPGSRFMKLIRLTKKLQSKRSLMASLLLPLFLLFSQNAEANETLSADEILKTAKAFSKEHAEKFGELLVQDVNGRIKPIDTLSRDVIHKVSRRESILGLEPNQIFLGMVVKPRVWQEIKMIYVSHPKLKEIIGMKPDEKYASFNMFFEYTNGPKYIIAKYVQQAVQKKPSQRDKFDKDLIKVDERVNICYMSYTGELLKIFPKPNDKNQKWYSPLEAIKTFPPKEAELVRLMMASYFSNIDEALKNGDWDKADKSLNVIKEYQKFYGASIIPSESRIKAELLYNKLDIFNRLVPYFIIIGFILLVITLANLINPRINIGPAVKIAFVLLMAGFLILTFGMGLRWYVSGHAPWSNGYESMVYIAWATILAGFFFVKNSSVTLAATSLLGGLILFVAHLNWLDPQITNLVPVLKSYWLMIHVSVITASYGFLGLSALLAFIVLLLYIFMTEKNRESLILTIKELSYTNEMSLILGLILVTLGNFLGGVWANESWGRYWGWDPKETWALVVILTYAGVEHLRLIPRLNGIFLYNVASLLAFSTVIMTYFGVNFYLSGLHSYASGDPVPVPTWVYFAVATVFFIVMAAYYKKQKLGIDMRM from the coding sequence GTGTTAAAATCCCTCAAAAATCTTTTTTTCTCCATAAAATCTGCAGTTATAATGATGTTTCTTTTTGCATTTTCCATAGGATTAGCAACGTTTATAGAAAACGATTTCGGGACAGAGACGGCAAAAGCGGAAGTATATAACGCTTTATGGTTTGAGATTCTGATGATTCTGCTTGCGATAAATCTTGTTTACAATATTTACAGATTCAAGCTTTACAGAAAAGATAAATGGCTTATAGGACTGTTTCATGCGGCATTTATAGTAATTTTAATAGGTGCGGCTGTAACAAGATATATAAGTTATGAAGGGATAATGCACATAAGAGAAGGAGAAACCTCAAATACAATAATTTCCGACAGGACTTATATCCAGATAGATATAGAAAAAGAGGGCAGAAGATACCATTACGAATTTCCGATAATACTCTCCAGACTTTCAAAAAACAGTTTTGAAAAGAGTCTCAAAGCCAACTCTGATGAGATAGAGATAAAACTCAAAAAATTTATTCCAAACGCCGTAAGCAGACTGGTAGAGAGCAAAGAGGGAGAACCGTACATATCGCTTGTGGTATCATCGGGGGATTCTCCGGTAAATATCAATCTGAAAAAAGGCGAATATTTTGATGCTGGCAGTGTTATAATCTCTTTTGAATCAAAAACTCAAAGTGACAAACCTGTTATTCTTATTGAAAATAAGAACGGAAAACTTTTCATAAAAACGCCTGTTGATATACAAACAGTATCGATGGGTGATCAAAAAGAGGAGCTGATAAAAGCCGGAGAAAAAAAAGAGTTTGAAAAAAGAAAACTTTATAGAGCCGGTAAAGTCAATTTTGTTCTTCAAAAATATCTGCCACATGCAAAAACGGCTCTTATTTCCGCAAGTGAAAAAAAAGGCAAAAGAAAATTGTCCGATGCTCTTGTTTTTGAAATAAAAGATAAAGAAGAGAAAAAAGAGATAACGGTATTTGGTTCCAAAAGTTCTGTCGGCGTTCCTGTAACTGTAACTATCGGCGGTAAAAAAGTTACTGTGGCATATGGTTCCAAAATTATAAAACTCCCTTTTTCTCTAAGACTTATAGATTTTGAGATAAAAAAATACCCAGGTTCCATGAGTCCCTCTTCCTATGCCAGTGAGGTTATGCTCATAGATGAAGAGAGGGGCATAAGAGAGCCTTTCAGAATATATATGAATCATGTGCTGGACTACAGAGGATATAGATTTTTTCAGTCCTCATATGATATGGATGAAAGAGGCACGGTTCTTTCAGTTAACCATGACCCCGGAACACTTATCACATATATAGGCTATCTTATGCTGGGAATAGGCATGGTATTTCATCTCTTTTTACCGGGCAGCAGATTTATGAAGCTTATCAGACTGACCAAAAAGCTACAGAGCAAACGCTCTCTCATGGCTTCCTTGCTTCTGCCGCTTTTTCTGCTTTTTTCCCAGAATGCAGAGGCCAACGAAACATTAAGTGCGGATGAAATTTTAAAAACTGCAAAAGCGTTTAGCAAAGAGCATGCGGAAAAATTCGGAGAGCTTCTCGTTCAGGATGTAAACGGCAGGATAAAACCGATCGATACTTTGAGCCGTGATGTTATCCATAAGGTGAGCAGAAGAGAGAGTATACTCGGACTGGAGCCCAATCAGATATTTTTGGGAATGGTTGTAAAACCAAGAGTCTGGCAAGAGATAAAGATGATATATGTAAGCCATCCGAAACTCAAAGAGATAATAGGAATGAAACCGGATGAAAAATACGCATCTTTCAATATGTTTTTTGAATACACTAACGGGCCAAAATATATAATAGCCAAGTATGTGCAGCAAGCTGTTCAGAAAAAGCCTTCACAAAGAGACAAGTTTGACAAAGATCTGATCAAGGTGGATGAAAGGGTAAATATCTGCTATATGTCTTATACGGGAGAACTTTTGAAAATTTTTCCGAAACCGAACGACAAAAATCAGAAGTGGTACTCTCCTCTAGAAGCGATAAAGACTTTTCCTCCAAAAGAGGCTGAACTTGTAAGACTGATGATGGCAAGCTATTTTTCAAATATTGATGAGGCGCTTAAAAATGGAGACTGGGATAAAGCAGACAAATCTTTGAACGTTATCAAAGAGTATCAGAAATTTTACGGAGCTTCGATAATTCCTTCCGAAAGCAGGATAAAAGCCGAGCTTCTTTATAATAAACTCGATATTTTTAACAGACTTGTTCCCTATTTTATAATTATAGGTTTTATTTTGCTTGTAATTACTCTGGCAAATCTGATAAACCCCAGAATAAATATAGGCCCAGCTGTAAAAATAGCTTTTGTACTTTTGATGGCTGGTTTCCTCATTCTCACTTTCGGTATGGGTCTTAGATGGTACGTATCGGGGCATGCACCGTGGTCTAACGGATATGAGTCTATGGTATATATTGCATGGGCAACAATACTCGCTGGTTTTTTCTTTGTTAAAAACTCTTCTGTCACGCTTGCGGCAACTTCGCTTTTGGGAGGTCTGATTCTTTTTGTTGCACATCTCAACTGGCTTGATCCTCAGATAACAAACCTTGTGCCTGTACTCAAATCGTACTGGTTGATGATCCATGTATCGGTTATTACGGCAAGTTACGGTTTTTTGGGACTCAGTGCACTGCTTGCGTTTATTGTTCTTCTTCTTTATATTTTTATGACAGAGAAAAACAGGGAATCTTTAATACTTACTATTAAAGAGCTTTCATATACAAATGAGATGAGCCTGATTTTAGGACTTATTCTTGTTACTTTGGGAAACTTTTTAGGCGGAGTATGGGCAAACGAGTCCTGGGGAAGATACTGGGGATGGGACCCGAAAGAGACATGGGCTCTTGTTGTTATTCTTACATATGCTGGCGTAGAGCATTTAAGACTGATTCCCAGATTAAACGGGATATTTCTATATAATGTGGCTTCACTACTGGCATTTTCAACCGTTATAATGACATATTTCGGTGTAAATTTCTATCTTTCCGGACTTCATTCATATGCATCAGGAGATCCGGTACCGGTACCTACATGGGTCTATTTCGCTGTTGCGACAGTCTTTTTTATTGTAATGGCAGCATATTATAAGAAGCAGAAACTTGGAATTGATATGAGGATGTAG
- a CDS encoding class II 3-deoxy-7-phosphoheptulonate synthase has product MSWRPDSWRKFHAKQQPEYKDLEKLAAVEKELKRYPPLIFAGEARNLKEKLASVSEGKAFLLQGGDCAESFAAFNADNIRDLFKAILQMAVVLTFSSGRPVVKVGRVAGQFAKPRSSDYEEINGVKLPSYRGDIINDIAFTPEAREPDPERMIKAYNISAATLNLLRAFARGGLADLHRVHSWNLDFVKDKALGAKYEELADKISEALRFMEAIGINSRNTPQLRETVLYTSHEALLLNYEEALTRRDSITGDWYDCSAHFLWIGDRTRELDGAHVEFFSGIKNPIGVKVGPSMKEDELIALIDKLNPENEAGRLTLIVRMGADKISDIFPPLLRRVKAEGKKVLWSIDPMHGNTYKTQGGLKTRDFEKILSEVKQFFQIHKSEGTYAGGIHLEMTGQDVTECTGSVSSSITPESLSHRYHTQCDPRLNADQALELSFMAAETLKEIRKQ; this is encoded by the coding sequence ATGAGCTGGAGACCAGATAGCTGGAGAAAATTTCACGCAAAGCAGCAACCTGAGTATAAAGACTTAGAAAAGCTTGCGGCTGTTGAAAAAGAATTAAAAAGATATCCGCCGCTGATATTTGCTGGAGAAGCCAGAAATCTGAAAGAAAAACTGGCTTCCGTGTCCGAAGGAAAAGCTTTTCTTCTTCAAGGCGGTGATTGTGCGGAAAGTTTTGCGGCTTTTAATGCAGACAATATACGAGATTTGTTCAAAGCGATACTGCAGATGGCAGTTGTTTTGACTTTTTCAAGTGGAAGACCTGTTGTAAAAGTAGGAAGAGTAGCAGGTCAATTTGCCAAGCCAAGATCAAGCGATTATGAAGAGATAAACGGTGTCAAGCTTCCCAGTTATAGAGGCGATATTATAAATGATATTGCTTTTACTCCGGAAGCAAGAGAACCAGATCCGGAGAGAATGATAAAAGCGTATAACATTTCCGCTGCAACGCTGAATCTGCTCAGAGCTTTTGCAAGGGGCGGACTTGCCGATCTTCACAGAGTACACAGCTGGAACCTTGATTTTGTGAAAGATAAAGCTTTGGGTGCGAAATATGAAGAGCTCGCCGATAAAATATCCGAAGCTCTGAGATTTATGGAAGCTATAGGAATAAATTCCAGAAATACGCCACAGCTGAGAGAAACAGTACTGTATACATCACACGAAGCGCTTCTTTTGAACTACGAAGAAGCCCTTACAAGACGCGACAGTATAACAGGAGACTGGTACGACTGCTCTGCGCATTTTCTCTGGATAGGAGACAGGACAAGAGAGCTCGACGGAGCGCACGTGGAGTTTTTCAGCGGCATTAAAAATCCTATTGGCGTAAAAGTCGGACCTAGCATGAAAGAAGATGAGCTTATAGCGTTGATAGACAAACTCAATCCTGAAAATGAAGCCGGAAGGTTGACTCTCATAGTCAGAATGGGAGCTGATAAAATAAGCGATATTTTCCCTCCGCTGCTTAGACGTGTAAAAGCCGAAGGTAAAAAAGTTTTGTGGAGTATCGATCCTATGCACGGAAATACCTATAAGACTCAAGGTGGGCTCAAAACAAGAGATTTTGAAAAGATTTTAAGTGAAGTAAAACAGTTTTTCCAGATTCATAAGAGCGAAGGAACATATGCCGGCGGTATTCATCTTGAGATGACCGGCCAGGATGTTACAGAATGTACTGGAAGCGTGAGCAGTTCAATCACTCCTGAGAGCCTCTCTCACAGATACCATACCCAGTGTGACCCTAGACTCAATGCAGATCAGGCTCTTGAGCTATCGTTTATGGCTGCGGAAACACTCAAAGAGATAAGAAAACAGTAA
- the polA gene encoding DNA polymerase I: MKSLTIIDTFGFFFRSYYALPPLKSKKGFPTGLLTGFINFIFNLAKEHETDYLLFALDSEGPSFRQKIDPNYKAQRPDVPEELLKQLPVAISWIPKMGFKELSLENYEADDIIASMVRCAKEKGVKVRIVSHDKDLYQLIDDEKVVLYDPIKKEEIDEEKCRLKYGIEPKYFIDYQALVGDSVDNIPGVRGVGAKTAAKLINEFGHLEDIYKNIEKVKPERVKKLLIEGKENAFLSKKLVTLKDDLFKECNLEEFKLPSVNPIVKIADELIDYDMTSILSRIKAAPVIEKLEKEDEVKFETVILDSSEELKKTIDSIKDDAIVAFDTETDSLDTKSAKMVGFSFSFDGKKGYYVPVNHNYLGVSKQIPLEEALDAIKKILEKRVVGHNLKFDFSLLYRGYGFEEKVPYADTMILAWLVNPEASVGLDSLAKRYFDHLMIAFKDTVKKGENFSSVDIREAAKYAAEDAVLTYKLYFKLLEELKNQGAEHLIDEAKDVEYPFINTLVFMESAGIKLDIDFFEKLLKKTERKLEYLTEEIYSYAGEVFNINSTKQLGRILFEKLGLPTVKKTKTGYSTNESVLNELRAKHPVIEKLLEYRELFKLKSTYLEPLLKYAKKDKKHRIYTSFLQTGTATGRLSSKNPNLQNIPVKTEVGREIRDGFVAEEGNLLIGIDYSQIELRLLAHFSQDESLCRAFEEDKDIHLETAIKLFGEEAKEKRNIAKSINFGLIYGMGSRKLAQTLGIGTKEAKEIIESYFASFPTVKSFLNSIEMYAKTHGYVETLLGRRRYFDFAHATPMQMAAYLREATNTVFQGSAADLIKMSMNKIKKEILSEKLDAKMLLQIHDELIFEAKESEAKELAERFAVIMENIYKLNVPLRCSVTLSKRWGSLK; this comes from the coding sequence ATGAAAAGTTTGACAATTATAGACACATTCGGATTTTTTTTCAGAAGTTACTATGCTTTACCGCCTTTAAAAAGCAAAAAAGGTTTTCCAACAGGTCTTTTGACAGGATTTATAAATTTTATATTCAATCTTGCAAAAGAGCACGAAACGGACTATCTGCTGTTTGCTCTTGACAGTGAAGGTCCGAGTTTCAGACAAAAAATTGACCCAAATTACAAAGCGCAGCGTCCCGATGTGCCAGAAGAGCTTTTAAAACAGCTGCCAGTGGCAATATCATGGATTCCCAAAATGGGTTTTAAGGAGTTGAGTCTTGAAAACTATGAAGCCGATGATATCATAGCTTCTATGGTCAGATGTGCAAAAGAAAAAGGAGTAAAGGTACGCATTGTAAGCCATGACAAAGACCTTTATCAACTTATAGATGATGAAAAAGTTGTTCTTTATGACCCTATAAAAAAAGAGGAGATAGATGAAGAGAAGTGCAGGCTTAAATACGGTATTGAGCCTAAATACTTTATTGATTATCAGGCCTTAGTAGGAGATAGTGTGGATAATATTCCTGGTGTCAGGGGAGTAGGGGCCAAAACAGCCGCAAAACTTATAAATGAGTTCGGACATCTGGAAGATATCTATAAAAATATAGAAAAAGTCAAACCCGAACGTGTCAAAAAGCTTCTTATAGAAGGGAAAGAGAATGCCTTTTTGAGCAAAAAACTTGTAACTTTGAAAGATGACCTTTTCAAAGAGTGCAACCTTGAAGAGTTTAAGCTCCCTTCGGTAAATCCTATAGTAAAGATAGCAGATGAACTGATCGACTACGATATGACTTCTATTCTGAGCAGGATTAAAGCGGCTCCTGTTATTGAAAAGCTTGAGAAAGAGGATGAGGTCAAATTTGAAACAGTTATTCTCGACAGCAGTGAAGAGCTGAAAAAAACCATTGATTCAATAAAAGATGATGCGATTGTCGCATTTGATACAGAAACAGACTCTTTAGATACAAAAAGTGCCAAAATGGTGGGTTTCAGTTTTTCATTCGATGGCAAAAAAGGCTACTATGTACCCGTAAATCATAATTATCTCGGAGTATCTAAGCAAATCCCTCTAGAAGAAGCTTTGGATGCCATAAAAAAGATTTTGGAAAAGAGAGTAGTAGGCCACAATCTGAAGTTTGACTTTTCTCTTCTTTACAGAGGATACGGCTTTGAAGAAAAGGTGCCTTATGCTGATACGATGATTCTTGCGTGGCTTGTAAATCCGGAAGCGAGTGTTGGGCTCGATTCACTTGCAAAAAGATATTTTGACCATCTTATGATTGCATTCAAAGATACAGTAAAAAAAGGAGAAAATTTCAGCAGTGTGGATATCCGGGAAGCTGCAAAATATGCTGCCGAAGATGCTGTTTTGACATATAAACTCTATTTCAAACTTTTAGAGGAGTTGAAAAACCAAGGAGCCGAGCATCTTATAGATGAAGCCAAAGATGTGGAGTATCCGTTTATTAATACTCTTGTTTTTATGGAGAGTGCCGGAATAAAGCTTGATATTGATTTTTTTGAAAAACTTTTGAAAAAGACAGAGAGAAAACTAGAATATCTCACAGAAGAGATATACTCATATGCGGGTGAAGTTTTCAATATAAACTCTACAAAACAGCTTGGCAGGATTCTTTTTGAGAAATTGGGATTACCGACCGTAAAAAAGACAAAAACCGGCTACAGCACAAACGAAAGTGTTTTGAATGAGTTAAGAGCCAAACATCCGGTTATAGAAAAGCTTCTCGAATACAGAGAGCTTTTTAAACTCAAAAGCACATATTTAGAACCATTGCTCAAATATGCAAAAAAAGATAAAAAACATAGAATCTACACATCGTTTCTTCAGACAGGAACTGCTACCGGAAGGCTTAGCAGCAAAAATCCTAATCTTCAGAACATTCCTGTCAAAACAGAGGTGGGAAGAGAGATAAGGGATGGCTTTGTCGCAGAAGAGGGCAATCTTTTGATAGGTATTGATTACTCGCAGATAGAACTCAGACTCCTTGCACACTTCAGTCAGGATGAGTCTTTGTGCCGGGCATTTGAAGAGGATAAAGATATCCATCTCGAAACGGCTATAAAACTTTTTGGAGAGGAAGCAAAAGAGAAGAGAAATATAGCAAAAAGCATCAATTTCGGTCTGATATACGGAATGGGAAGCAGAAAACTCGCCCAGACACTAGGAATAGGAACAAAAGAGGCAAAAGAGATTATTGAGAGTTATTTTGCCTCATTCCCTACAGTCAAAAGTTTTTTAAACAGTATAGAAATGTATGCGAAAACACACGGATATGTGGAGACGCTTCTTGGACGCAGAAGATATTTTGATTTTGCACACGCCACCCCGATGCAGATGGCTGCATATTTAAGAGAAGCGACAAATACCGTTTTTCAGGGCAGTGCTGCCGATTTGATAAAGATGTCAATGAACAAGATAAAAAAAGAGATATTATCTGAAAAATTAGATGCAAAAATGCTTCTGCAGATCCATGACGAATTGATTTTTGAAGCAAAAGAGAGCGAAGCAAAAGAGCTGGCAGAAAGATTTGCAGTAATTATGGAAAATATTTATAAACTTAATGTCCCTTTGAGGTGTTCGGTGACTCTTTCAAAAAGATGGGGGAGCCTTAAATAG
- the recR gene encoding recombination mediator RecR — MKKGLKKFNELVEALESLPTIGKKSAMRLAYHLVMENNMTAMKIVHAIENAVSSIQKCSKCGGISEDEICYICADEHRDSSLLCIVESAKDINIIEESGEYFGRYFVLDSIEEDDIERLKDIVSEGVEEIIFALTPSIANETVILYVEDKLKDFDLVFTKIAQGVPTGVSLENVDMLSISKALHDRIRI; from the coding sequence TTGAAAAAAGGGCTTAAAAAGTTTAATGAACTTGTAGAAGCATTGGAATCTCTTCCTACAATCGGTAAAAAATCGGCAATGAGGCTTGCATATCATTTGGTTATGGAAAATAATATGACTGCCATGAAAATTGTCCATGCCATAGAAAATGCCGTGAGCTCGATACAAAAGTGTTCGAAGTGTGGCGGAATAAGCGAAGATGAAATATGCTATATATGCGCCGATGAACACAGAGACAGCTCTCTTTTGTGTATCGTTGAAAGTGCAAAAGATATTAATATCATAGAGGAGAGCGGTGAGTATTTTGGACGCTATTTTGTGCTTGATTCGATTGAGGAAGACGATATAGAAAGGCTGAAAGATATCGTATCCGAAGGAGTTGAAGAGATTATTTTTGCATTGACGCCCTCGATTGCCAATGAGACTGTAATTTTATATGTGGAAGACAAACTGAAAGATTTTGATCTGGTATTTACGAAAATCGCTCAGGGGGTTCCGACCGGTGTAAGTCTTGAAAATGTAGATATGCTTTCTATTTCAAAAGCGCTTCACGACAGGATAAGAATATAA
- the dnaJ gene encoding molecular chaperone DnaJ yields MVDLDYYEILEVERGATFDEIKKAYRKLALKYHPDRNQGNKEAEEKFKLINEAYQVLSDENKRAIYDRYGKSGLENQGFEGFSHSSYEDIMEFFESVFGGSFGGFGFGNRKRDDQKYPLDLSYEMEISFEEAIFGTQKEIDYEYKIPCSACGGTGAKDRELQVCPECGGNGQIYYRQGFMTFSQTCPRCNGSGRIIKEKCPECKGLGFERKREKITINIPEGIDNGDKIRVSHKGNIGINGQRGDLYITFYVKEDEHFVRYNDDIYLEVPVFFTQAILGETIKIPTPRGEKELKLPAGVKDKEQFVFKGEGVRNVRSGHKGNLIVQIKIVYPKKLTEEQKELLLKLQESFGIESKPHESVFENVFEKIKGWFKK; encoded by the coding sequence TTGGTTGATCTAGACTATTATGAAATTTTGGAAGTTGAAAGAGGGGCGACTTTTGACGAGATAAAAAAGGCATACAGAAAACTTGCATTAAAATACCATCCTGACAGAAATCAGGGAAACAAAGAGGCAGAAGAGAAATTCAAACTTATAAACGAAGCATATCAGGTTTTAAGCGACGAAAACAAAAGAGCCATTTACGATAGATACGGCAAATCAGGACTTGAAAATCAAGGATTTGAGGGATTTAGCCACAGCAGTTACGAAGATATAATGGAATTTTTTGAATCTGTTTTCGGAGGAAGTTTCGGAGGATTTGGTTTTGGAAACAGAAAAAGAGACGACCAGAAGTATCCTCTTGATCTTTCATACGAGATGGAGATATCTTTTGAAGAAGCGATTTTCGGCACACAAAAAGAGATAGACTACGAATACAAAATTCCATGCTCAGCATGTGGCGGAACGGGAGCCAAAGATAGAGAGCTTCAAGTCTGCCCCGAATGTGGCGGAAACGGACAGATATACTACAGACAGGGATTTATGACATTTTCCCAAACCTGTCCCAGATGTAATGGCTCAGGGCGCATAATAAAAGAAAAATGCCCCGAATGCAAAGGCCTTGGATTTGAGAGAAAAAGAGAAAAAATCACTATAAATATCCCGGAAGGCATCGATAACGGTGACAAAATAAGAGTTTCACACAAAGGCAATATAGGAATAAACGGCCAAAGGGGAGATCTTTATATAACTTTCTATGTTAAAGAGGATGAACATTTTGTAAGATACAACGACGATATATATCTTGAAGTTCCTGTATTTTTTACCCAGGCGATTTTGGGCGAAACAATAAAAATTCCGACCCCAAGAGGAGAAAAAGAGCTGAAACTTCCCGCGGGAGTAAAAGATAAAGAACAGTTTGTATTCAAGGGTGAAGGTGTAAGAAATGTCAGGTCCGGACATAAAGGAAACTTGATAGTTCAGATAAAAATAGTATATCCAAAAAAACTGACAGAAGAGCAAAAAGAGCTTCTTTTGAAACTACAGGAGAGTTTCGGTATAGAGAGCAAACCTCACGAAAGTGTCTTTGAAAATGTTTTCGAGAAAATAAAAGGGTGGTTTAAAAAGTAG